From one Lolium rigidum isolate FL_2022 chromosome 4, APGP_CSIRO_Lrig_0.1, whole genome shotgun sequence genomic stretch:
- the LOC124708922 gene encoding probable serine/threonine-protein kinase At1g01540: MLVYEYMENSNLEKWLHHDDGEVSQLSWDTRMHILLGTAKGLAYLHEGLEPKIVHRDVKSSNILLDGQWNARVSDFGLAKLLCSERSYVTTRVMGTFGYVAPEYARTGMLNERSDVYSFGVLVMEMITGRTPVDYTRPTAEVNLVEWLKRMVAERRVEEVVDPKLPEAPPSKVLKRAILAALRCVDPDGGQRPTMGHVVHMLEDDLRFRDELQLARDLSPHASSSWEESYAYERDEH; the protein is encoded by the exons ATGCTCGTCTACGAGTATATGGAGAACAGTAACCTCGAGAAGTGGCTGCACCATGACGACGGTGAGGTTAGCCAGCTGAGCTGGGATACGAGGATGCACATACTCCTCGGAACTGCTAAAGG GTTGGCGTACCTTCACGAAGGGTTGGAGCCCAAGATAGTTCATCGCGACGTCAAATCCAGCAACATCCTCCTGGACGGGCAGTGGAACGCCAGGGTGTCGGACTTCGGGCTCGCCAAGCTGCTCTGCTCTGAGAGGTCCTACGTCACCACTCGTGTCATGGGAACATTCGG GTATGTGGCACCTGAGTATGCAAGGACAGGGATGCTGAACGAGAGGAGTGACGTGTACAGCTTCGGCGTGCTGGTCATGGAGATGATCACGGGCAGAACTCCAGTGGACTACACCAGGCCAACCGCAGAG gtgaacttggttGAGTGGCTGAAGCGCATGGTGGCGGAGAGgagggtggaggaggtggtggacccGAAGCTGCCGGAGGCGCCGCCCTCCAAGGTGCTGAAGCGCGCCATCCTCGCCGCGCTCCGGTGCGTCGACCCCGACGGCGGCCAGCGCCCCACCATGGGGCACGTGGTCCACATGCTCGAGGACGACCTGAGGTTCAGAGAC GAGCTCCAGCTCGCGCGGGATCTGTCGCCTCACGCGTCGTCGTCGTGGGAGGAAAGCTACGCCTACGAACGCGATGAGCACTGA